A stretch of DNA from Halobacillus litoralis:
GAAATGAGGGAAGCTCATGAATCCATGGAAACGTAAACAACAGTTAGAAGCCTTCTTTACGGAGGATATTGGGGAGCATGATTACAGTACCGACTTTTTATTTCCAAAAGATCACCATGGCAGACTGACCTTTACATCTAAATCAGAAGGCGTTTTTTGCGGGGGAGACATCATCACAGATGGCTATCGGCTGCTAGACGCTGGCATTTCGGTTGAACTCTATATTCATGACGGAGATTGGGTACGCACGGGCCAAACGATCGCCACTATCGAAGGTCCTGTGGGCGAGCTTTTAAAAGGGGAAAGAGTCATCCTCAACCTCATTCAACGGATGAGTGGAATCGCTACGCTGACAAGCAAGGCCGTTGACGCCTTAAATGATGAAAACATCAAGATTTGTGACACACGTAAAACCACCCCTGGATTACGCTCTTTTGAAAAGTATGCTGTCCGGACTGGCGGAGGCTACAACCACCGTTTCGGCCTTTACGATGCCGTCATGCTGAAAGATAACCATATTGCGTTTTTTGGTTCGGTTCGTGAAGCCATCGCCCGTGCGAAAGCATCTGTCGGGCATACTGTCAAAATTGAAGTAGAAACAGAAACGGAAAACCAGGTCGTGGAAGCTGTAGAAGCAGGTGCCGATATCATTATGTTCGATAACCGGACGCCCGCAGAAATCAAACACCTCTCCACCCTGGTCCCTGCTTCGATCACGACGGAGGCCTCGGGAGGAATCACGCTCGAGACCTTACCTGATTACCGTGGTCTTGAGATTGACTATATTTCCCTCGGATTACTGACCCATTCCGCCAAAGCCCTTGATATCAGCGCCCGTGTAGCCACACCAAAGGAGGAAATACGATGAACCTTTTTGAAACGATTGAACAGAACACATTGCCTGAGCGGTACAAGACAATGGAAACAAAGGACCTTGAAGAGAGAGTCCTTCAAATAAAAAGAGAAATGGGAGAGAAACTTTTCTTACCTGGCCACCATTACCAAAAAGATGAAGTGATTCAATTTGCTGATGCACGTGGTGATTCTTTAAAACTCGCGCAGTTATCCGCGACCCAACATAAAGCAGAAGCTATCGTTTTTTGCGGCGTTCATTTCATGGCCGAGACAGCTGACATCTTGACGCGGGAAGACCAGCACGTCTACCTTCCTGATATGCGCGCGGGATGTTCGATGGCAGATATGGCGAACATCCAACAGACAGAAAAATCATGGGATCGTTTAATGGACCTTTTTGATGATACCATCCTGCCCCTAACCTATGTAAATTCAACAGCAGCCATTAAAGCTTTTGTAGGAAAGAATGGCGGAGCCACCGTCACTTCTTCGAATGCCGCAGATATGCTGAAGTGGGCTTTTTCCGAGAAAGAACGAATCCTCTTCCTGCCTGACCAGCATTTGGGAAGAAATACGGCCTACGACCTCGGCATCCCGCTCGATCAAATGGCAGTCTGGGATCCGATTGTGGAAGAACTGATCTATGACGGCCCTTTGGAAGCTGTCAAAGTGATTCTATGGAAAGGACACTGCTCCGTTCATGAGAACTTCAGGGTCGCCAATGTTGAACAAGTTCGTGCCGACCACCCAAATATGAAAATCATCGTCCACCCCGAATGCAGCCGTGAAGTCGTAGAGCTTTCTGATTTATCAGGGTCCACCAACGCCATCATCCAGGCGATTGAAAATGCTCCACCCGGAAGTGAATGGGCCATCGGAACGGAAATGAACCTCGTCAACCGCATCATCCAGGAACATCCGGAGCAGCACATCATTTCATTGAACCCGAGAATGTGTCCGTGTCTGACGATGAACCGGATCGACCTCCCCCATCTGGCCTGGTCACTTGAATCGATAGCAGAAGGTCGGCCACAGAACTTGATACGAGTCCAGTCTACTGTTGCTTCTGATGCGCGAAAAGCATTGGACCGGATGTTGGTAAGGGCGTGAATGATTGATGAAAGTGCCCTATTGGACGGAAAAAGTGACTTAACAGTGAGTGAAAGTGCCCTAACGTTTTTTGAAAGTGACTTAACGTTATTTTGAGAAGAATACCACAGCCCATTCTTGAGAATATTACGTTTAAAAGGAGGGGTTGTTGAGATGAACAAAGAACGCGCAAAAGAAATCTTCAAATCTGAAGACATGATTTCGGTCATGCACGAAGACCGTGAAATTTACATCGAAGAGGTTATTGAACGTAATGAAATGGCGCGCATTCACCCGACAGATCAGCCGAATATCGTTCAAAAGGTTCCATTATACGAATTGAAAGAACAAGAATAGGTCAGAAGCCGCACTCACTACTGAGGCGGCTTTTCTTTTTAAGGTGTGTACATCCTTCGCCTCTTACGCAATAATGGAAATATAAGGAATTTGTATTACATAGTAGGAGGATTATATGAGGAAGTTATTGTGGATAGCATGCCTGTTCTTTACAGCCGCTTGTTCGGAAGGTGAAACAGAAGAACCCTACACGGTTGAAGATGCGAAAGAAGATGGACATGTGATTGTTGAACATCAATCCGAACAATTTGATCAATTAAAAGACGGGGCATTAGAAGTTGAAAACATTAAAAAATTGTCCACTTTTATTAACAACGTTGAGCAAGGGGTGGAAGACAATGTTGACGTATCCATCTTCAGTCCTGACGGCTCCCATTATCAAAACTCCTTCTCCTACGATGGAGAGGCCATCCGTTTCATCAACAATTATAGTGCCTATCCGTCGTCTCCTGCCGGCACATTCGATTGTGAATACGTGACTCGCCGCGGGCCAATGGTGTATGTGAGCAACTGCCAATCAGAAGAAGGGAAAGATCTCTCCACTTTGCTAAGCTTTGTTGGTACTGAAAAAGCGTTCAGAGAAGCTGCAAATTAAAGAAAACCCGGACCATGCGAAAAACATGATCCGGGTTTTCTTTAATTCTGAATATATTTTTCAAACACATCGTCAAAGTCTTTGCGAGTATTCTCTTTGTATTTTTGTGTAAACCAATCATACGCAAAAGTAGCCGCATCACTGAATTCTTTCGAAATATCATTTTCATGGAACCGGTTGTCATGGATAAGATCCTGGGCCATTCCAATGCTGTCTTTCGCAAAAGCCGCCTGGCGCTGATTTTCCTCCTGGATTT
This window harbors:
- the nadC gene encoding carboxylating nicotinate-nucleotide diphosphorylase, whose amino-acid sequence is MNPWKRKQQLEAFFTEDIGEHDYSTDFLFPKDHHGRLTFTSKSEGVFCGGDIITDGYRLLDAGISVELYIHDGDWVRTGQTIATIEGPVGELLKGERVILNLIQRMSGIATLTSKAVDALNDENIKICDTRKTTPGLRSFEKYAVRTGGGYNHRFGLYDAVMLKDNHIAFFGSVREAIARAKASVGHTVKIEVETETENQVVEAVEAGADIIMFDNRTPAEIKHLSTLVPASITTEASGGITLETLPDYRGLEIDYISLGLLTHSAKALDISARVATPKEEIR
- the nadA gene encoding quinolinate synthase NadA: MNLFETIEQNTLPERYKTMETKDLEERVLQIKREMGEKLFLPGHHYQKDEVIQFADARGDSLKLAQLSATQHKAEAIVFCGVHFMAETADILTREDQHVYLPDMRAGCSMADMANIQQTEKSWDRLMDLFDDTILPLTYVNSTAAIKAFVGKNGGATVTSSNAADMLKWAFSEKERILFLPDQHLGRNTAYDLGIPLDQMAVWDPIVEELIYDGPLEAVKVILWKGHCSVHENFRVANVEQVRADHPNMKIIVHPECSREVVELSDLSGSTNAIIQAIENAPPGSEWAIGTEMNLVNRIIQEHPEQHIISLNPRMCPCLTMNRIDLPHLAWSLESIAEGRPQNLIRVQSTVASDARKALDRMLVRA
- a CDS encoding H-type small acid-soluble spore protein codes for the protein MNKERAKEIFKSEDMISVMHEDREIYIEEVIERNEMARIHPTDQPNIVQKVPLYELKEQE